CTTTGGAAATGGCGCGCTGCGTCCTCGTGGAGGACGACGAAGTCGCGCCAGGCGAGGTTGTCTTCCGGGGCAAAGCGGTAGGGCGGATTGACGAAGAGGGCGAGGACGAAGCAGGCCGCGACGAGGGCGATGGCCGCGGGCCAGTACGGCAGGCGGCGCCATAAAGTGGAGACACAGATCAGGATCACCAGCGGGACCACGGGAAGCATGTAGCGGGCGAGGAGCGCGCCGCCGACGAGCGAAAACGCAACGACGTGGGCGAGGATGACGGCGGCGAAAGCGAATTGCGTGGGGATGGCGATGCGTGGACGCTCGGAATCCTCAGCCTCCGCCAAAGGATGGCGGAAGGGTGAGATCCCCGCTTGCCTGGACTCCGAAGGCGCCGGCGGGAACATCATGGCCAGCGCAGTGGCGATGGTCAGGACGTAGAGGTTCATGTGTCCGAGGGCGTGCCAGAGGCGCTGCGGCAGGGCGAAAAGAAAGCGCGCGGGCGAGAGTGTCGCGCCCAGGTTGTAGCTGGTGAAGGCGGGGTCGCCGAAGAGATGTCCGGTGTGGAGGCGGACATAGAGGAGCCAGAGGGCGAGTGGGAGGAGTGGAAACAGGAGGGCTGCGTAGTCGGCGAGCGGGCTACCTGAGGGTTTGTCGGGGTGCGGGCTGTCGTTACCCCGCGATCGCGCCGGTGAGGAGCGAGGCGCGAACGTGGGGCACCAACGATTCGATATTGCTTCCCAGAGAAGTATGGCGAGGGGCGTGATGATGGCCGTTTCTTTGGCGAGGACGGCGAGGGAGAAGAAGACGGCGGAGCGGAAGCGCACAGTTCCGAAGTAAGAATCGAGGCCCCAGAAGATGAGCGCTGCGACGGCCATGTCGAGTTGCGCCATCGCGGACTGCGAAAAGAAAACTGGATAGACGGCGGTGAGGGCGACGGTGGCGAACGCGACCGTGTCATTCGAAATGCGGCGTGCGAGTGCGAACAGGCCGGTGAGGGCGAGCGCGGCCCATGCCAGCATGACAATGCGCGTGGCGACTGGGGAGAACCTTGTCAGCTTCCAGGCAAGCGCGATGGAAGCAGGAACCAACGGCGGATGCGCGCTGGCGGCCACCGAATGCGGAAGCAGGCTGCCGATGAGGAGCAGATCGCGCGCGGCGGGGATGTAGTAGCCGGCTTCGTCCCAGAAGTAGGGAAGGGAGAGCAGTGGGGCGTGGAGTGCGATGAGGACGCTGCAGAGGGCGAGCGTGAGCGGAAGACTCTTCTTCAAATCAATTCAGTTTCCGGCGTGGCGAGTATATCGCTCCCGATCGCGCCTTCCTCGCGTTGCTCGGTCGGCGCGATTCTCATTCCAGGTGCTCTAAACGGCACGGCTGAAGCCGTGCCCCTTCAAAACCCGATCGACGCGCTTGGCAAGAGACACGCTCAGTGCACCGGCCCGGCGGCCATGCGCGGGTCGAGCTTGATTTCGCCGAAGGCCTGCTCGTAGTTCACCATGTTCTGCTGGAGCACGGCGAGCAGCGCCTTGGCCTGCTGCGGGCTGAGGTAGATGCCCTGAAAGTTGCGCACCTCAACCTGGGTCTCGCTTTGCGGTTGCAGCGTGCCGAAGACGAGAAAGAAGTCCCACACGTTGACGCGCACCTGCACGCTGTTGGCGTAGGACTCGCGGTAATCGGCGGCGTTGGTGAGCTTGATTTCCGGCTGTCCAGGGATGTTCATGATGCGGACAGCATAAATGAAAACGGAAGGTTTGAACCGCGGAGGCGCGGAGGAAATCTTTCTCGGTCATGGAAGGGGCCAGCTTGACGCGAACATCGAGTGTGGCCGAGAAGCCTGGAGCGGGACGGAAGGGATGAACGGCGTCGGGGTCCGTCGGCCGCGAAGGGCGCGACCTCAGGATGACCCGGGAGGAACGTCCGGGGCGGGTTGGCGACGGGCGAGGGCGCCCGTCGGTGCATCGTAACGGAGTGGTGGCCAGCTCGCGGACGACGAGGCGTCCGCGCCGCATGGTCCGTGGTAGGTGGTGCGAAAGGGGGGACTCGAACCCCCACGGGGGTTACCCGCCAGATCCTAAGTCTGGTGCGTCTGCCAATTCCGCCACTTTCGCACGGGTCAATGATAGGGCAGTTCGTCGCGCAATGGCGAGCGCGGCGAACCTGTGTCGTCCCTGGCAAGGTTTCACGTTTCTTGTTTCATGTTTCACGAAAAACAGCGGGGCCGCGCGAGTACGATAGTTTTGGGCAGGGATAGATGATCAAACTCAGCGAAAAGGCGGGGCGGATACAGCAGTCGGAGATCCGCATCATGTCGGTGGAGTCCGAGCGGGTGGGCGGGGTGAACCTGGCGCAGGGGATCTGCGACACCGAGGTGCCGGAGCCGGTGCGGCGCGAGGCGCATGCCTCGATCGAGCGCGGGCAGAACCAGTACACGCGGCTGGACGGGATCGGCGAACTGCGGCAGGCGATTGCGGCGAAGATGCGCCGCTACAACCGCGTGGAGTGCGATGCGGAGAGCGAGATCGTGGTCACGGTCGGGTCGACGGGCGGGTTTTACTCGGCGTGCCTGGCGGTGCTGAATCCCGGCGACGAGGTAATCCTGTTCGAGCCGTTTTACGGCTACCACCTGCACACGCTGGAGATCGTGGGCGCGAAGCCGGTGTTCGTTACGCTGCGGGCGCCGGACTGGAGGTTTGCCGCATCGGACCTGGAGCGTCTGATCACGCCGCGGACGAAAGCCATCGTGGTGAACTCGCCGGCCAATCCCTCGGGCAAAGTGTTCACGCGCGAGGAGCTGGGCTGGGTGGCGGAGACGGCGGCGCGGCACGACCTGTTCGTGATCACCGACGAGATTTACGAGTACTTCCTCTACGACGGGCGCGAACATGTGAGCGCGGCGTCGTTGCCCGGCATGCGCGAGCGGACGATCACGATTTCGGGATTCTCGAAGACCTTCAGCATTACCGGATGGCGCGTGGGGTATGCGGTGTGCGCGGAGCGGTGGGCTTACGCGATCGGATACTTCAGCGACCTGGCGTATATATGCGCGCCGTCGCCGTTCCAGCGGGCCGTGGCGGCGGGGTTGAACGAGCTGGGCCCGGGGTTCTATCAGGCGCTGCAGGCCGAGTACGCGCACAAGCGCGAGCTGTTGTGCTCGACGCTGGCGGAGGTGGGGCTGACGCCTTCGGTTCCGGACGGGGCCTACTACGTTCTGGCGGATGCGACTGCGCTGCCGGGCACGACGAGCAAGCAGAAGGCGATGGCGCTGCTGGCGGAGACGGGCGTGGCGGCGGTGCCGGGCGCGAGCTTCTACCATGATGACGCGGGGGAGAATTTATTGCGGTTCTGCTTTGCGAAGACGGGTTCAGACCTGGAAGAGGCGTGCAGGCGGCTGCGGCGGTTGTGATTGGGCGTAAAGGGGAAGAGGGCGGAAGTTCAAGCTTTACGTTGAAGATTTCCGCTGTCGGCGGTTTCGCCAGCCGCGCGGGCGGTGGCCCGCGTCCACACGGTCCGTGGTCGCAGACTACGGCCAACA
This sequence is a window from Terriglobales bacterium. Protein-coding genes within it:
- a CDS encoding glycosyltransferase family 39 protein codes for the protein MKKSLPLTLALCSVLIALHAPLLSLPYFWDEAGYYIPAARDLLLIGSLLPHSVAASAHPPLVPASIALAWKLTRFSPVATRIVMLAWAALALTGLFALARRISNDTVAFATVALTAVYPVFFSQSAMAQLDMAVAALIFWGLDSYFGTVRFRSAVFFSLAVLAKETAIITPLAILLWEAISNRWCPTFAPRSSPARSRGNDSPHPDKPSGSPLADYAALLFPLLPLALWLLYVRLHTGHLFGDPAFTSYNLGATLSPARFLFALPQRLWHALGHMNLYVLTIATALAMMFPPAPSESRQAGISPFRHPLAEAEDSERPRIAIPTQFAFAAVILAHVVAFSLVGGALLARYMLPVVPLVILICVSTLWRRLPYWPAAIALVAACFVLALFVNPPYRFAPEDNLAWRDFVVLHEDAARHFQRPNYNPRVLTAWPASDELTRPYLGYVPWPARVLRIENFTLEELEAAAQRNDWDVALVFSTKYEPPRGSLLDRWEFWRRAHQRWFDYHRDLPPALAAQVLAGRLTWQESRGGQWIAIIEINRLVNARNDAPRINADER
- a CDS encoding DUF3467 domain-containing protein, with the protein product MNIPGQPEIKLTNAADYRESYANSVQVRVNVWDFFLVFGTLQPQSETQVEVRNFQGIYLSPQQAKALLAVLQQNMVNYEQAFGEIKLDPRMAAGPVH
- a CDS encoding pyridoxal phosphate-dependent aminotransferase yields the protein MIKLSEKAGRIQQSEIRIMSVESERVGGVNLAQGICDTEVPEPVRREAHASIERGQNQYTRLDGIGELRQAIAAKMRRYNRVECDAESEIVVTVGSTGGFYSACLAVLNPGDEVILFEPFYGYHLHTLEIVGAKPVFVTLRAPDWRFAASDLERLITPRTKAIVVNSPANPSGKVFTREELGWVAETAARHDLFVITDEIYEYFLYDGREHVSAASLPGMRERTITISGFSKTFSITGWRVGYAVCAERWAYAIGYFSDLAYICAPSPFQRAVAAGLNELGPGFYQALQAEYAHKRELLCSTLAEVGLTPSVPDGAYYVLADATALPGTTSKQKAMALLAETGVAAVPGASFYHDDAGENLLRFCFAKTGSDLEEACRRLRRL